The Podospora pseudocomata strain CBS 415.72m chromosome 1 map unlocalized CBS415.72m_1, whole genome shotgun sequence genome has a segment encoding these proteins:
- the CAB2 gene encoding Phosphopantothenate--cysteine ligase cab2 (COG:H; EggNog:ENOG503NWZU; BUSCO:EOG09263YFX), whose product MIPHTPSESPPSNLAALAEDHYFSANPPPKDLQKHMKLAKDFIEFHSKAGRRLVLVTSGGTTVPLEKQTVRFIDNFSAGTRGATSAEYFLEAGYAVLFLHRQFSLLPYSRHYSHATDCFLDFLREGPNGSVVARDEDAGKMLNVLRKYREARDKNMLLVLPFVSISDYLHELRGIAQLMKPLGPKGLLYLAAAVSDFFVPPERMSEHKIQSTDAVEAFNKKPSKPSASEEEETFDNFDSSPSVPRSKRLVVDLDPVPKFLKNLVEGWSPEGMIVSFKLETDPKILVHKAKYSLDRYQHHLVIGNLLSTRKWEVVFVSPGNPDKWIRIPQGGKLGDAKEAEKDEPLDPKSLPEQEPEAEIESLIIPAVAELHTKYIKTMEGKKLEG is encoded by the exons ATGATCCCTCACACCCCCTCCGagtctcccccttccaacctTGCCGCGTTGGCGGAGGATCATTATTTCAGCGCCAACCCGCCGCCGAAGGACTTGCAGAAGCACATGAAGCTGGCGAAGGACTTTATCGAGTTTCACTccaaggcggggaggaggttggtgttggttacTTCGGGGGGTACTACTGTGCCTTTGG AGAAGCAGACTGTGCGGTTTATTGATAACTTTTCGGCTGGTACGAGAGGAGCT ACTAGCGCTGAGTACTTCCTAGAAGCTGGTTATGCGGTTCTCTTCCT CCACCGTCaattctccctcctcccctacTCCCGCCACTACAGCCATGCCACCGACTGCTTCCTCGACTTCCTCCGCGAAGGCCCCAATGGAAGCGTGGTAGCCCGTGACGAGGATGCCGGCAAGATGCTCAACGTCCTCCGGAAATACCGTGAGGCTCGTGACAAGAACATGCTTCTTGTCCTCCCCTTTGTCAGCATCTCCGATTACCTCCATGAGCTCCGCGGCATCGCGCAGTTGATGAAGCCACTGGGGCCTAAAGGGTTGCTGTATCTCGCCGCGGCAGTCAGCGACTTCTTTGTACCT CCCGAACGTATGTCCGAACACAAAATCCAATCCACCGACGCAGTTGAGGCCTTCAACAAGAAGCCGTCAAAGCCATCAGcctcggaagaggaagaaaccTTTGACAACTTTGACTCCTCCCCTTCCGTCCCACGCAGCAAACGCCTCGTTGTTGACCTTGATCCCGTCCCCAAATTCCTCAAGAATCTGGTAGAGGGGTGGTCACCAGAGGGGATGATCGTCTCCTTCAAGTTGGAGACTGACCCCAAGATTCTTGTGCACAAGGCAAAGTACTCGCTGGATCGGTATCAGCACCACCTGGTGATTGGGAACTTGCTTTCGACGAGgaagtgggaggtggtgtttgtcaGTCCTGGGAATCCGGACAAGTGGATCCGGATACCGCAGGGGGGTAAGCTGGGTGATgcgaaggaggcggagaaggacgAGCCGTTGGATCCGAAGAGCTTGCCGGAGCAGGAGCCGGAGGCGGAAATCGAGAGCTTGATTATTCCGGCTGTGGCAGAGTTGCACACGAAGTACATCAAGAcgatggaggggaagaagctggagggtTAG
- the MRS2 gene encoding magnesium ion transporter (EggNog:ENOG503NWQA; COG:P), producing the protein MLFPHLTLTVVVDTFTVCRATHGPTLRGPASSRVQTLGNLFFLFSPSFDSEKKETLPPHQTFPPPFRAAMPPALRPAAVATPSRSLLRYLHAQSEGLCYAEYTIRLGVSTRRNVSTRCRGVGEQRQGGLLPQLELRKQPGATKERWASSSSSGGEKKPPVGREEVACKRSWQDWLFGSAPKKARELLKEDDLPVQLEEESGSIFQRRALTSKAALDPRLRCTEVDGNGDVIMVDGELKKSELIAKYGLLPRDLRKIDSSNLPHILVRPSAILLNLLHLKVLIKHDRVLLFDVYGSKSSYPQSAFMYDLQGKLQQKQAVGANSLPYEFRALEAVLMSVTSELEADFESVRDPVIRVLSELEDDIDREKLRILLVLSKRVSTFEQKAKLVRDAIEELLEADDDLAAMYLTEKTHDLFRGEDDHTEVELLLESYNKICDEVVQEASNLVSSIRNTEEIIRAILDANRNSLMLLDLKFSVGTLGLAMGTFLAGLYGMNLENFIEETNWGFGAVTGVSSIASLIVCWYGLVKLRKIGRVKMNIHDVRRGGGQSHWYREDGTDVLLDPTNRERLRRMNMLKNAKQPKAKKWPF; encoded by the exons GATACCTTTACAGTCTGCCGAGCAACGCACGGACCGACCCTGCGGGGACCTGCATCATCGAGAGTTCAGACTTTGGggaatcttttttttttgttttcgcCAAGTTTCGACAgcgaaaagaaagaaacactACCGCCGCACCagaccttccccccccctttccgaGCTGCGATGCCTCCGGCATTAAGACCTGCAGCAGTAGCAACGCCATCGCGGAGTCTCCTTCGATATTTGCATGCCCAATCCGAGGGGTTGTGTTATGCTGAATATACTATTCGCCTGGGTGTTTCGACGAGGCGCAATGTCTCTACGAGATGTCGGGGTGTGGGGGAACAGAGGCAGGGCGGGTTATTGCCGCAGCTGGAGCTGAGGAAACAACCGGGGGCGACAAAAGAGAGGTGGGCTTCGAGTAGTAGTAGTGGTGGGGAAAAGAAACCACCGGtcgggagggaagaggtggcGTGCAAGAGGTCGTGGCAGGATTGGTTGTTTGGGAGTGCgccgaagaaggcgagggagctGCTGAAGGAGGATGACTTGCCGGTgcagttggaggaggagtcgggGAGTATTTTCCAGAGGAGGGCGCTGACGAGCAAGGCGGCGCTGGATCCGAGGTTGAGGTGTAccgaggtggatgggaatggggatgTTATCATGGTGGATGgcgagttgaagaagagtgAGCTTATTGCGAAG TACGGCCTCTTACCTCGCGATCTTCGAAAGATTGACTCGTCCAACCTGCCACATATTCTCGTTCGACCGTCGGCGATTCTGCTCAACTTGCTGCACTTGAAGGTGCTGATTAAGCATGATCGGGTGCTGCTGTTTGATGTGTACGGGTCAAAGTCGTCGTATCCCCAGTCGGCGTTTATGTATGATTTGCAAGGGAAGCTTCAGCAGAAGCAGGCGGTGGGGGCGAATAGTTTGCCATATGAGTTCAGGGCGCTGGAAGCGGTGCTGATGTCGGTTACTTCGGAGCTGGAAGCTGACTTTGAGTCGGTGCGAGACCCCGTTATTCGTGTGCTCAGCGAACTGGAGGACGATATTGATCGGGAGAAGCTCCGGATTTTGCTCGTCTTGTCCAAGCGGGTTAGTACGTTTGAGCAAAAGGCAAAGTTGGTCAGGGACGCTATTGAGGAGTTGCTTGAGGCGGATGATGATCTTGCGGCTATGTATCTCACTGAGAAGACGCATGATTTGTTCCGTGGGGAGGACGACCACACGGAGGTTGAATTGCTGCTGGAATCGTACAACAAGATTTGCGACGAAGTGGTGCAGGAGGCGAGCAACTTGGTCTCGAGTATCAGGAACACGGAAGAAAT TATCCGTGCTATTCTCGATGCCAACCGCAACTCGCTCATGCTTCTCGATCTCAAGTTCAGTGTTGGCACTCTCGGTCTTGCCATGGGCACTTTCCTAGCAGGCCTGTACGGCATGAACCTGGAGAATTTCATAGAGGAAACCAACTGGGGTTTCGGGGCCGTCACTGGAGTGTCATCCATTGCCTCGCTCATTGTCTGCTGGTATGGATTGGTCAAGCTCCGCAAGATCGGCCGGGTCAAGATGAACATTCACGACGTgcgaagaggaggcggcCAGAGCCATTGGTACCGTGAGGACGGCACCGACGTGCTCCTTGATCCTACCAACCGGGAacggttgaggaggatgaacaTGCTCAAGAACGCTAAGCagcccaaggccaagaagtgGCCATTCTGA